A genomic region of Leptolyngbya sp. NIES-2104 contains the following coding sequences:
- a CDS encoding Tic22 family protein has translation MKSLVRWSTTAAIVGSTLLAGLQALALTPEQIKQKLQVVPVFTIANNQGAPLVAQPPNGQKGNPVAGVFISQKDANAFLENLKTRNPALAKDVRVVPVSLAEVFQLNQGTQGKTEKLDFAYVPAKQQLDAALAVLKANGQQVAQFNGTPLFVARAGKDKGFLTIQEGNTSVIPMFFNKEDLQPLVDRFKQQKPDLAATVDIQVFPLEGVMQAMQREKDPQLDKIVLIPPRETLEFVQRQQQQRPQQQQQRPQQQPQQQRPQPQQPPKR, from the coding sequence ATGAAGTCATTGGTACGTTGGAGTACAACTGCTGCAATTGTGGGTAGCACTCTGCTTGCGGGGTTACAAGCGCTCGCCCTCACCCCAGAGCAGATCAAGCAAAAGCTACAGGTTGTCCCTGTTTTTACGATCGCCAATAATCAAGGTGCGCCGCTGGTTGCTCAACCGCCAAACGGTCAGAAAGGAAACCCTGTGGCAGGTGTGTTTATCAGCCAAAAAGACGCGAATGCGTTTTTAGAAAATCTCAAAACTAGAAATCCCGCACTCGCAAAAGATGTCCGGGTCGTGCCCGTGTCGCTGGCAGAAGTTTTTCAATTGAATCAAGGCACTCAAGGTAAGACTGAGAAGCTCGATTTCGCTTACGTGCCCGCGAAACAACAACTCGATGCTGCGCTCGCGGTTCTCAAAGCGAACGGTCAGCAAGTGGCTCAGTTCAACGGAACGCCGCTGTTTGTCGCTCGTGCGGGTAAGGACAAAGGCTTCTTGACGATTCAAGAAGGCAACACATCGGTGATTCCGATGTTCTTTAACAAAGAAGACTTGCAGCCGTTGGTCGATCGATTTAAGCAGCAAAAACCGGATCTCGCTGCCACCGTTGATATTCAGGTCTTTCCGCTCGAAGGCGTGATGCAGGCGATGCAGCGCGAGAAAGATCCGCAGCTTGACAAGATTGTGCTGATTCCGCCGAGAGAAACGCTGGAATTTGTACAACGTCAACAGCAACAAAGACCGCAGCAACAACAACAAAGACCGCAACAACAGCCGCAGCAACAAAGACCACAACCGCAACAACCTCCGAAGCGTTAA
- a CDS encoding DUF427 domain-containing protein, with protein MRPTPIPPQPGQESVWDYPRPPRLEPVHKRIQIVFNEVTIVDTVKAMRVLETSHPPTYYIPPDDIGQHYLIPSNRSTFCEWKGQGSYYSVKVGEKIAVDVAWYYSSPTPNFQAIENYVAFYAAPMDACYVDGEKVIPQPGQFYGGWITSDVVGPFKGETGSWGW; from the coding sequence ATGCGCCCTACTCCGATTCCTCCTCAGCCCGGACAAGAATCTGTCTGGGATTATCCGCGTCCTCCTCGCTTAGAACCTGTTCACAAGCGAATCCAGATTGTTTTTAATGAAGTGACGATCGTGGATACCGTGAAAGCAATGCGGGTTCTCGAAACCAGTCATCCACCGACCTACTACATTCCACCTGATGACATTGGGCAGCACTATTTGATACCGTCGAATCGATCGACCTTCTGCGAATGGAAAGGGCAGGGGAGTTACTACAGCGTCAAAGTTGGGGAAAAAATTGCCGTTGATGTGGCTTGGTACTATAGCAGTCCAACTCCGAACTTTCAGGCGATCGAAAACTATGTTGCGTTTTACGCTGCTCCGATGGATGCCTGTTATGTAGACGGCGAAAAGGTCATACCTCAACCTGGACAGTTTTATGGTGGGTGGATTACTAGCGATGTAGTTGGGCCGTTTAAGGGCGAAACTGGCTCTTGGGGTTGGTAG
- the prmC gene encoding peptide chain release factor N(5)-glutamine methyltransferase, producing the protein MTVLIPGSQLWNWRSTAKHQSIAHDISPDEVDWLLQEFAGIDRLFLRLQPDHAIGSKVQIADLDRAWQQRIEERTPIQYLAGIAPWRNFELKVAPGVLIPRPETELLIDFAMAQDSTLKAGQWVDLGTGSGAIAIGLALSLPSAIVHAVDQSESALNIARSNAEMLDVSVQFYQGNWFEPIEHLKHSISGVVSNPPYIPTQTVLELEPEVRLHEPHLALDGGSDGLESIRHLVQTAPDYLISGGVWMVEMMMGQADEIVSLLSAQGSYDRITVHKDLAGIDRFAIAYRK; encoded by the coding sequence ATGACTGTTTTAATTCCTGGAAGTCAGCTTTGGAATTGGCGATCGACCGCGAAACATCAGTCGATCGCTCACGACATTTCCCCAGATGAAGTCGATTGGCTCTTGCAAGAATTCGCAGGAATCGATCGACTTTTTTTGCGATTACAACCGGATCACGCGATCGGATCGAAAGTGCAGATCGCTGATCTCGATCGAGCTTGGCAACAACGCATCGAAGAACGAACGCCGATTCAATATTTAGCGGGGATTGCTCCTTGGCGAAATTTTGAATTAAAAGTTGCTCCCGGCGTGTTGATTCCTCGACCGGAAACAGAACTATTGATCGATTTTGCAATGGCTCAAGATTCAACCCTGAAAGCGGGTCAGTGGGTCGATTTGGGGACGGGGAGCGGTGCGATCGCGATCGGGCTTGCACTTTCTTTACCGAGTGCGATCGTTCATGCAGTCGATCAGAGTGAATCAGCGTTGAACATTGCGCGATCGAATGCGGAAATGCTCGATGTCAGCGTTCAGTTTTATCAAGGAAATTGGTTTGAGCCGATCGAGCATTTGAAACATTCGATCAGCGGTGTTGTCTCAAATCCGCCTTATATTCCGACTCAAACCGTTTTAGAACTTGAACCTGAAGTGAGATTGCACGAACCTCATTTAGCTTTAGATGGCGGCTCTGACGGTTTAGAAAGCATTCGGCATCTGGTTCAAACTGCACCGGATTATTTAATTTCTGGCGGCGTTTGGATGGTGGAAATGATGATGGGGCAGGCAGACGAAATTGTCTCGCTATTATCGGCTCAGGGAAGCTACGATCGCATTACAGTCCATAAAGATTTGGCTGGAATTGACCGTTTTGCGATCGCTTACCGAAAATAG
- a CDS encoding ABC transporter permease, producing the protein MNIFRRLLESRFFVLAVKEISQILRNKQLIFLLVFPPTIQLLIFGFALSPSVENLKLGVMDYSNTPMSRELTAALTANGVFEVKSRTIDESDLSRQVRRGEITAGLIIPTDFNRSLHSDNHPAEVQVLIDAVDANTAGIASGYATQIINQFGQRFTPEVAPPIQTQATILYNPGLVSSWFIVPGVIGLVLNLGSSLVSTAAVVREKDTGTLEQLLMTPAAEWEIILAKVVPLFVLLLGEVILALSVAHFIFQVPFRGSLPLFLFFSGLYACVGIGVGFLLATISKTQQQAILTSFFINLPLIQLSGAIAPVESMPKFFQIVSLANPLRHYVKIARGVLLKGNGLDVLYPEAIALFCFAIALLYISTSKFRNQLN; encoded by the coding sequence ATGAATATTTTTCGACGTTTGTTAGAAAGCCGCTTCTTTGTTTTGGCAGTTAAGGAAATTAGTCAAATTCTGCGGAACAAACAGCTTATTTTTCTGTTAGTGTTTCCGCCAACGATTCAATTGTTGATTTTTGGATTTGCACTGAGTCCAAGCGTTGAGAATCTCAAGTTGGGCGTGATGGATTATTCTAATACGCCGATGAGTCGTGAACTGACCGCAGCACTAACGGCAAATGGAGTCTTTGAAGTGAAATCGAGGACGATCGATGAATCTGATCTTAGTCGCCAAGTTCGACGCGGTGAAATCACAGCAGGCTTGATCATTCCGACGGATTTTAATCGATCGCTACACTCTGACAATCACCCTGCTGAAGTTCAAGTGCTGATTGATGCGGTCGATGCCAATACTGCCGGAATTGCCAGCGGTTATGCAACTCAAATTATTAATCAGTTCGGACAGCGATTTACGCCTGAAGTGGCTCCCCCGATTCAGACTCAAGCAACCATTCTCTACAATCCGGGCTTAGTGTCGAGTTGGTTTATTGTTCCAGGTGTGATTGGATTAGTGTTGAATCTTGGTAGTTCGCTGGTTTCGACCGCTGCCGTGGTGCGTGAGAAAGATACTGGAACATTAGAACAGCTTTTGATGACTCCTGCGGCAGAGTGGGAGATTATTTTGGCGAAAGTGGTTCCTTTGTTTGTTCTGCTCTTGGGCGAAGTGATATTAGCGCTTTCGGTCGCGCATTTCATCTTTCAAGTGCCTTTTCGAGGCAGTTTGCCACTGTTTCTGTTCTTCTCTGGATTGTATGCTTGTGTCGGGATTGGAGTCGGTTTTTTGCTGGCAACGATTTCCAAAACACAACAGCAAGCGATTCTCACTTCGTTTTTTATCAATCTACCTTTGATTCAACTCTCAGGCGCGATCGCTCCGGTTGAAAGTATGCCGAAGTTCTTCCAAATCGTATCACTTGCGAATCCGCTCCGGCACTATGTCAAGATTGCACGCGGCGTGTTGTTGAAAGGAAACGGGTTAGATGTACTGTATCCAGAAGCGATCGCATTATTTTGTTTTGCGATCGCACTTCTGTACATCAGCACCAGTAAGTTTCGGAACCAGCTAAACTAA
- a CDS encoding lysylphosphatidylglycerol synthase domain-containing protein, protein MQRFRPKSVKSAFRWLILTAVVFFLVQTLQKHWEEVTRLRITAAGVACLAIALGITLFAHIFAGYVWSWILRFLSYRVSGAWGAQTYLKTNIAKYLPGNVWHFYGRVNAAKQIGIAIAPATLSLLLESLLMAAAACFFAIAGFHSWLQLGIAIVILISVHPFFLNLVLRKLKKTEPVQIDRYPLLPFAGELGFLGLRSIGFVLVFLALRPIAGSELPLLISGFAWAWLLGFVIPGLPGGVGVFEVIAVAIFSQQFPTAQVIGAVTLYRFINTLAEGLGAGLAAIDSSTR, encoded by the coding sequence ATGCAGCGATTCCGTCCTAAATCTGTTAAATCTGCGTTCCGTTGGCTGATTCTCACAGCGGTTGTGTTCTTCCTGGTTCAAACACTTCAGAAGCATTGGGAAGAAGTCACAAGACTGAGAATCACAGCGGCGGGTGTGGCTTGTTTGGCGATCGCGCTTGGCATCACTTTATTCGCGCACATTTTCGCGGGCTATGTTTGGAGTTGGATTTTACGATTTTTGTCGTATCGGGTTTCTGGAGCTTGGGGCGCTCAAACTTATCTCAAGACCAATATTGCGAAGTATTTGCCGGGAAATGTGTGGCATTTTTATGGACGAGTCAACGCCGCGAAACAAATCGGAATTGCGATCGCGCCTGCGACTCTAAGTCTTTTACTTGAATCGCTGTTGATGGCTGCGGCGGCTTGTTTTTTTGCGATCGCGGGCTTCCATTCCTGGCTTCAGCTTGGAATTGCGATCGTGATTCTCATTAGCGTTCATCCGTTCTTTCTGAATCTCGTTTTGAGAAAGTTGAAAAAAACTGAGCCAGTTCAGATCGATCGATATCCGCTTTTACCGTTTGCGGGTGAATTGGGATTTTTAGGATTGAGATCGATCGGGTTTGTGCTGGTCTTTTTAGCGCTGCGTCCGATTGCGGGTTCTGAGTTGCCACTTTTAATCAGTGGGTTTGCTTGGGCGTGGTTGTTGGGATTTGTGATTCCTGGATTGCCGGGAGGGGTTGGTGTGTTTGAAGTGATCGCGGTTGCAATATTCAGTCAGCAATTTCCCACGGCGCAAGTAATCGGAGCCGTTACGTTATATCGATTTATCAATACGTTGGCTGAAGGATTGGGGGCGGGACTTGCAGCGATCGACAGTTCAACACGCTGA
- a CDS encoding DUF6658 family protein has translation MSKFASFIKSLRLKQIAIVFFAGAMLLFNTACSNSAQAKVPPTDGGPNPVGQTQPYEGGMNNFSDTPPGQIPSEKARSLVDNAERNITSDDPTKAEPRNAKLYKNPGYAADRTKDTIGDAITSRANNAKEEVQKVGQRVSNSGERAVEKTKELGGKIGKGAENVTDNVTNSAVGAGEATKSQTKSATKAAKQAAKDAID, from the coding sequence ATGAGCAAATTTGCATCTTTTATCAAATCGCTACGTTTAAAGCAGATTGCGATCGTCTTTTTCGCAGGTGCGATGTTGTTATTTAATACCGCTTGTAGCAATTCGGCTCAAGCAAAAGTGCCTCCGACCGACGGGGGTCCTAATCCTGTCGGACAAACCCAACCTTATGAAGGTGGCATGAACAATTTCAGCGACACGCCGCCTGGACAAATTCCCTCTGAAAAGGCGAGATCACTGGTGGATAATGCAGAGCGCAACATTACCAGTGATGACCCGACTAAGGCAGAACCGCGCAACGCTAAGCTTTACAAGAATCCGGGATATGCGGCTGATCGCACCAAAGATACGATCGGTGATGCGATCACGTCCCGTGCGAACAATGCAAAAGAAGAAGTTCAGAAAGTTGGACAGCGTGTGAGTAACAGCGGCGAACGTGCAGTCGAGAAAACGAAAGAACTGGGTGGAAAAATTGGCAAGGGTGCAGAAAATGTAACTGACAACGTGACCAATAGCGCTGTCGGTGCAGGTGAAGCAACCAAATCTCAAACCAAATCCGCGACGAAAGCAGCGAAACAAGCAGCGAAAGACGCGATCGACTAA
- a CDS encoding NfeD family protein, whose amino-acid sequence MSLLQSFRSFFSIADPYYEPDPETALMVFDLQEIAVVCHKLRPRQFGQVEYRGRYWSATCLEDLVLLPGTRVKVVDRVELILVVTPIAAVQSRAVLSKKRIEQTA is encoded by the coding sequence ATGTCCCTGTTGCAATCGTTTCGTTCATTTTTCTCGATCGCTGATCCCTATTACGAACCCGATCCTGAAACGGCGCTAATGGTCTTCGATTTGCAGGAAATTGCAGTCGTGTGTCACAAGCTTCGTCCTCGGCAATTTGGACAAGTTGAATATCGAGGACGGTATTGGAGCGCAACTTGTCTAGAAGATTTGGTGCTCCTGCCTGGAACTCGTGTCAAAGTGGTCGATCGTGTGGAGTTGATTCTTGTGGTTACACCGATCGCGGCAGTTCAATCTCGTGCTGTATTGTCCAAGAAGCGCATTGAGCAAACTGCTTAA
- a CDS encoding ATP-binding sensor histidine kinase yields MVATFIHLAGYEVVETLYDGSRTLVYRAIRHIDRKFVILKLLKNPYPDTIELVHFKNQYTLTKDINLPGVVRSYQLETYQNRFVIVTEDFGGISLRQYAAKFAAQRIDVGEFLSIAIKIAEILADLYQHRIIHKDIKPDNLLINPQTKQVKLIDFSIASLLPQERQTATNPSVLEGTIAYLSPEQTGRMNRGIDYRTDFYSLGATFYELLTGQLPFQSDDAMELIYAHIAKQPISIEQINPAVPHVLTAIVRKLMAKNAEERYQSARGLKHDLEICQREWNQTGQISQFEIGQQDYCDRWVMPQKLYGRDREVEMLIAAYDRIAQGASEIILVAGVSGMGKTAVIQEVQKPLSKDATKQRGYLIQGKFDQFQRNIPFSAFIQAFRDLIRQLLTESTAQLERWRLKLLRALGENAQVLIEVIPELETILGEQCPASKLTGIAAQNRFNLLLQQFIQVFAQEHHPLVIFLDDLQWADLASLNLMQVLMEDSNKGYLLLIGTYREEEVSIADFLMLTLDKLRQNGTTINTIALTPLEPHHLNQMIAETLNYTSEQATPLTELVYHKTKGNPFFSRQFLKLLYEEKLIQFDLNCGVWNYDLARSQSLMLGHDVVTFMASQLQKLPESTQAVLKLAACIGNSFDLEMLSAIAEQSPNKTAANLWAALQEELIFPSDDNYKVFQDHSVDPIEQSAQYRFAHDQIQQAAYQLIEDNQKPATHLKIGELLLRSIPEAEREEHLFAIVNSLNLGATLVSDSVKREELARLNLRAGQKAKASTAYQTAVDYCKTGIELLGEDCWQSYDLALKLHEEAAETAYLSGHFTQTEQWITSALQQAKTPLEQVRLYQVKIEAEKAQGNRQAAIATGFTILSQFGIILPEQPTEIDVQHAFGEAIAQLAERNIADLLELPPMTNLNILSAMRILASMTGAAYFVSPTLAAVVILQQVKLSLQYGNAPESAFAYAAQGQALCGMGEIDKGYQFGQLAIALLDRYAVESLKPLTMMVVNSLVKHWREPIHTVLPNLLETYQLGLKTGDLEAAAFALHNYCAGSYYIGKELTQLVQEISTYTEAIAQLKQETPRSVNQMLHQVILNLINPSENPYVLIGEGYDESIELEHYQQRNDYSSICKLYVQKLILAYLFGQYEQALEYSDRAKIYLDSLSSDTAAGLLHFYDSLARLAVYPNVSRSEQSQILVTLTANQAKLSHWSTFAPVNYQHRFELVEAERHRVFDQKLEAIEQYDRAIATAQKNGYLHEAAIANERAVHFYCQWQKEKLAQSYFADTYYGYLRWGALAKVQQLETAYPQQFSLLQLSRRQSTSHITTSSEGISSLSSSMKGTVMLDFFAIVKASQALSSAIELEKLISALMQLAIENAGAERCVFMRPENEQWQVIAEATPQNGSIIAATPVEESELIPQSIVHYVMRTSDAIVLDRAYTEAAFASDAYLRKHQSKSVLCTPVQNQGQTIGILYLENNLTTAAFTSDRLEVLQILTAQAAISLQNAMLYRTLEQKVEQRTQELQQKNHSLSKALKELKMTQAQLIQSEKMSSLGQMIAGIAHEINNPITFIHSNLTPASNYFRDLLDLLLLYQREYPNPTPEIETAIEQIDLEFMTFDLQKLLTSMRSGSERIRDIVLSLRTFSRLDESEMKSVDLHAGVDSVLLILQHRLNATTTTPEIQVVRTYSDLPKVECYANQINQALMNLISNAIDALLDRSQHELSAWTPTIEIQTEVIHPERVAIRIKDNGIGMSQAVMKKIFDPFFTTKPVGSGTGLGSSIAYQIVVEKHHGHLSCESTPGQGTEFVLELPIETKPLV; encoded by the coding sequence ATGGTTGCTACATTCATTCACCTTGCTGGCTACGAAGTCGTTGAAACCCTCTACGACGGATCTCGTACTCTCGTTTATCGAGCGATTCGCCACATCGATCGCAAATTCGTCATTCTCAAGCTGCTAAAAAATCCGTATCCAGACACGATCGAGCTAGTTCATTTCAAAAATCAGTACACACTGACTAAAGATATCAATCTTCCCGGTGTGGTTCGTTCTTATCAACTAGAGACTTATCAAAACCGCTTTGTCATTGTGACCGAGGACTTTGGCGGCATTTCTCTGAGGCAATATGCAGCGAAGTTCGCGGCGCAGCGGATTGATGTCGGTGAATTCTTGTCGATCGCGATTAAGATTGCTGAGATTCTCGCTGATTTGTACCAACACCGCATCATTCACAAAGATATTAAGCCCGATAATCTTTTAATCAATCCTCAGACTAAGCAAGTTAAATTAATCGATTTCAGCATCGCTTCTTTACTGCCGCAAGAAAGGCAGACGGCAACAAATCCAAGCGTTTTGGAAGGCACGATCGCTTACCTGTCTCCGGAGCAAACTGGACGGATGAATCGCGGCATTGATTACCGCACTGATTTTTACTCTTTAGGTGCAACATTCTACGAACTTTTAACGGGACAACTTCCATTTCAATCGGACGATGCGATGGAATTGATCTATGCACACATCGCAAAACAACCGATTTCGATCGAGCAAATTAATCCCGCAGTCCCGCACGTTCTCACCGCGATCGTGAGGAAGCTGATGGCGAAAAATGCGGAAGAGCGATATCAAAGTGCACGAGGATTGAAGCACGATTTAGAGATTTGTCAGCGCGAATGGAATCAGACAGGTCAGATTTCTCAGTTTGAAATCGGGCAGCAAGATTATTGCGATCGCTGGGTGATGCCGCAGAAATTGTATGGACGCGATCGAGAAGTTGAAATGCTGATTGCAGCATACGATCGAATTGCTCAAGGTGCGAGTGAAATCATACTCGTTGCGGGCGTTTCGGGCATGGGAAAAACTGCCGTCATTCAGGAAGTTCAAAAGCCACTGAGCAAAGACGCGACGAAACAACGAGGCTATCTAATTCAAGGAAAATTTGATCAGTTTCAGCGAAACATTCCTTTTTCCGCATTTATTCAAGCCTTTCGAGATCTCATCAGACAGCTTCTCACTGAAAGTACCGCCCAATTAGAACGGTGGCGATTGAAGCTGTTAAGAGCTTTGGGCGAAAATGCTCAAGTTCTAATCGAAGTGATTCCGGAACTCGAAACCATTCTCGGTGAACAATGTCCTGCTTCCAAACTAACGGGCATCGCTGCACAAAATCGCTTTAACTTACTATTGCAGCAGTTTATTCAAGTCTTCGCACAAGAGCATCACCCGCTAGTAATCTTTCTCGATGACCTTCAGTGGGCAGATCTCGCTTCTCTAAACCTGATGCAAGTCTTAATGGAAGACAGCAACAAAGGCTATTTATTGCTGATTGGAACTTATCGAGAAGAGGAAGTTTCGATCGCTGATTTTCTGATGCTGACTCTCGATAAACTTCGGCAAAATGGCACTACGATTAATACGATCGCGCTCACTCCTCTAGAGCCACACCATCTCAATCAGATGATTGCCGAAACGCTCAATTACACATCTGAGCAAGCCACTCCGCTGACTGAATTGGTGTATCACAAAACAAAAGGGAACCCGTTTTTCAGCCGTCAATTTCTCAAGCTGCTGTATGAGGAAAAACTGATTCAATTCGACTTAAATTGCGGTGTTTGGAACTATGATTTAGCTCGAAGTCAAAGCTTGATGCTCGGTCATGATGTTGTGACCTTCATGGCATCACAGTTACAGAAACTTCCAGAAAGCACTCAAGCGGTTCTGAAACTAGCAGCTTGTATTGGGAATTCATTTGACTTAGAGATGCTATCTGCGATCGCAGAACAATCCCCAAACAAAACTGCCGCTAATCTGTGGGCGGCTCTACAAGAAGAGCTGATTTTCCCAAGCGATGACAACTACAAAGTCTTTCAAGATCACTCAGTTGATCCGATCGAACAATCTGCACAATATCGATTTGCACATGACCAAATTCAGCAAGCCGCTTATCAATTAATCGAGGACAATCAAAAACCTGCAACTCATTTGAAAATCGGTGAATTGTTGCTGCGATCGATTCCAGAAGCTGAGCGAGAGGAGCATTTATTCGCGATCGTCAATTCTCTTAATCTCGGCGCAACCCTGGTTAGCGATTCAGTCAAACGGGAAGAACTTGCCCGCTTGAATCTTAGAGCAGGACAAAAAGCCAAAGCATCCACCGCTTATCAAACAGCCGTTGACTATTGCAAGACGGGTATTGAACTACTCGGTGAAGATTGCTGGCAGTCCTATGATTTGGCACTAAAACTGCATGAAGAAGCCGCAGAAACCGCTTACTTGAGTGGGCATTTTACCCAAACAGAACAATGGATCACTTCGGCACTACAACAAGCAAAAACACCACTAGAGCAAGTCAGACTCTATCAGGTCAAAATTGAAGCAGAAAAGGCTCAAGGAAATCGGCAAGCTGCGATCGCGACTGGATTCACAATTCTCAGCCAATTTGGGATCATCTTACCAGAGCAACCGACCGAAATCGATGTGCAACACGCATTTGGAGAAGCGATCGCACAATTAGCAGAACGAAACATCGCGGATTTGCTCGAATTGCCGCCGATGACGAACTTGAACATCCTTTCTGCAATGCGAATTTTGGCAAGCATGACGGGTGCTGCTTACTTCGTTTCTCCAACCTTGGCAGCAGTCGTGATTTTACAGCAAGTAAAGCTCTCGTTGCAATACGGTAATGCTCCTGAATCTGCGTTTGCTTATGCGGCACAGGGTCAAGCTCTTTGTGGCATGGGCGAGATTGACAAGGGCTATCAGTTCGGACAGCTTGCGATCGCACTCCTCGATCGTTATGCGGTCGAATCACTCAAACCATTGACGATGATGGTTGTCAATTCGTTAGTCAAACACTGGCGTGAACCCATTCATACTGTTTTGCCGAACCTGCTTGAGACGTATCAACTCGGACTAAAGACAGGTGATCTAGAAGCAGCAGCGTTTGCACTACACAATTATTGTGCAGGTTCTTATTATATCGGTAAAGAGTTGACGCAACTGGTGCAAGAGATTTCTACTTACACTGAAGCGATCGCGCAACTCAAACAAGAAACACCTCGATCAGTCAATCAAATGCTGCATCAAGTGATTCTGAATTTGATCAATCCAAGTGAGAATCCTTATGTTTTGATCGGTGAGGGCTATGATGAATCGATCGAGTTAGAGCACTATCAGCAACGGAACGACTACAGTAGTATTTGCAAGCTCTATGTTCAAAAATTGATTCTTGCTTATCTGTTTGGACAGTATGAGCAGGCTTTAGAATATTCCGATCGCGCAAAAATTTATCTAGACAGTTTAAGTTCTGATACTGCTGCTGGGTTATTGCATTTCTATGATTCACTTGCTCGACTCGCGGTTTATCCGAATGTTTCTCGGTCTGAACAGTCTCAGATTTTAGTAACACTCACGGCAAATCAAGCGAAGCTTTCACACTGGTCAACTTTCGCTCCCGTTAACTATCAGCATCGATTCGAGCTAGTTGAAGCAGAGCGACATCGGGTATTTGATCAGAAACTAGAAGCGATCGAGCAATATGATCGGGCGATCGCAACGGCTCAGAAAAATGGATACTTACATGAAGCTGCGATCGCAAATGAACGGGCTGTGCACTTCTATTGTCAATGGCAAAAGGAAAAACTAGCGCAGTCTTATTTTGCCGATACTTACTACGGTTATCTTCGCTGGGGTGCTCTCGCGAAAGTTCAACAGCTAGAAACTGCTTATCCTCAACAATTCTCGCTCCTACAACTTTCCAGACGACAATCGACTTCTCACATTACGACTTCATCTGAGGGAATTAGCTCTTTGTCGAGCAGCATGAAAGGCACCGTGATGCTCGACTTTTTTGCAATTGTCAAAGCTTCTCAAGCCTTGTCGAGCGCGATCGAGCTTGAGAAACTGATTTCGGCATTGATGCAGTTAGCGATCGAGAATGCCGGAGCAGAACGCTGTGTGTTTATGCGTCCTGAGAATGAGCAGTGGCAGGTCATCGCTGAGGCAACTCCACAAAATGGATCAATCATCGCTGCAACTCCAGTAGAAGAAAGTGAATTGATTCCACAATCGATCGTGCACTATGTGATGCGAACTTCAGACGCGATCGTGCTCGATCGAGCTTACACAGAAGCAGCTTTTGCTTCAGATGCCTATCTTCGGAAGCATCAATCAAAGAGTGTTCTCTGTACTCCGGTGCAAAATCAAGGTCAAACGATCGGCATTTTGTATCTAGAGAACAATCTGACAACTGCGGCATTTACCAGCGATCGACTTGAAGTTCTGCAAATTCTCACCGCACAAGCAGCGATCTCACTCCAAAACGCGATGCTTTATCGAACGCTTGAACAAAAAGTCGAGCAGCGAACTCAAGAGTTACAGCAAAAAAATCACAGTCTGTCTAAAGCACTCAAAGAGTTGAAAATGACACAGGCTCAGTTAATTCAAAGCGAGAAAATGTCTTCGCTCGGACAAATGATCGCGGGAATTGCTCATGAAATTAACAATCCGATTACGTTTATTCACAGCAATTTGACTCCTGCAAGCAACTATTTTCGAGACTTGCTAGATTTACTTTTGCTCTATCAGCGTGAGTACCCAAATCCAACTCCTGAGATTGAAACTGCGATCGAGCAAATCGATCTAGAGTTCATGACCTTCGATTTACAAAAGTTACTGACCTCGATGCGGAGTGGAAGCGAGCGGATTCGAGACATTGTACTGAGTTTGCGAACGTTTTCCCGATTAGACGAATCTGAGATGAAATCGGTCGATCTTCATGCAGGCGTTGATAGTGTGTTGCTAATTTTGCAGCATCGTTTGAATGCAACCACCACAACTCCTGAGATTCAAGTCGTCAGAACTTACAGTGATTTACCTAAAGTGGAATGTTACGCGAATCAAATCAATCAAGCTTTGATGAATCTAATTAGTAATGCGATCGACGCACTGCTTGATCGTTCACAGCACGAACTTTCTGCTTGGACTCCAACGATCGAAATTCAAACTGAAGTGATTCACCCAGAGCGAGTCGCGATTCGGATCAAAGATAACGGCATTGGAATGTCTCAAGCAGTGATGAAAAAGATTTTCGATCCATTTTTCACAACAAAACCTGTGGGAAGCGGCACCGGATTAGGATCGTCGATCGCTTATCAAATTGTGGTCGAGAAACATCACGGGCACTTATCCTGTGAGTCTACACCGGGTCAAGGCACAGAGTTTGTGCTAGAACTTCCAATTGAAACAAAGCCTTTAGTTTAG